A window from Solanum stenotomum isolate F172 chromosome 5, ASM1918654v1, whole genome shotgun sequence encodes these proteins:
- the LOC125864252 gene encoding uncharacterized protein LOC125864252 gives MDRFPKFDMIVEAPVLLKMWYNDLTVVHKRVLNKYIGALTELINMVGWPELIEVLTGYWDNEKMVFRFGTTEITPTIEEIRDGIDTVGTGLERRVRKRENILIPNKPTLEDIVNWLVLRNDCAYWAEGSSVSFMDLYVRFGDASFYVNYNQEFRVTFREWDGIRPLTFTIALLGTMVFPHGPSLSINTRVIMLAHTLFHGHLNQGQIKYYPIAPVILSDMYRALGKCKEGHRYFQGCNLLLQWWIMSHLMKRHGTQELHTLDEHNALKSLNDMLFWADLEKRRTRERWAQIFSELREENIQWMFDRFISKDAIVRGDRQLFGKRQTTPPEAYYRIYVFDIRDDRVPEASEMLREWKRAVRMNKDTIAIDRFNAGYDETYKAWLKRNIQGISFSVTNIYRSVEDKESKALIELREVRREAQEMHEQFLRKQEEDKYALESVTQELESLRNDLGELNL, from the exons ATGGATCGATTCCCCAAATTCGACATGATAGTGGAAGCCCCGGTTCTACTCAAGATGTGGTACAACGACCTCACTGTGGTCCACAAAAGGGTCCTCAACAAATATATAGGAGCCCTAACAGAACTTATCAATATGGTTGGGTGGCCTGAACTGATTGAAGTCCTCACAGGCTATTGGGACAACGAGAAAATGGTGTTCCGATTTGGAACCACGGAAATAACCCCGACAATTGAGGAAATTCGGGATGGAATAGACACAGTCGGTACAGGGCTTGAAAGAAGGGTGAGAAAGCGGGAAAACATCCTAATTCCTAACAAGCCTACCCTCGAGGATATTGTAAACTGGCTCGTATTAAGAAATGATTGTGCTTACTGGGCCGAAGGTTCTAGCGTCTCTTTCATGGATCTCTATGTTAGATTCGGGGATGCGAGCTTTTATGTGAATTACAACCAAGAATTTAGGGTCACTTTCAGAGAATGGGACGGGATCAGACCTTTGACATTTACCATTGCACTATTAGGCACCATGGTTTTTCCACATGGCCCGAGCCTCAGTATCAATACCCGGGTAATAATGCTTGCACACACTCTCTTCCACGGGCATCTGAACCAAGGGCAAATAAAGTATTATCCTATTGCACCTGTCATCCTTTCCGACATGTACCGGGCTTTGGGGAAATGCAAGGAGGGGCATCGTTACTTTCAGGGTTGcaaccttcttcttcaatggtggaTAATGAGTCACTTGATGAAGAGACATGGAACCCAAGAACTCCATACCCTCGATGAACATAATGCTCTTAAGAGTTTGAATGACATGTTGTTCTGGGCAGActtggaaaaaagaagaactAGAGAAAGATGGGCTCAaattttctctgagttgagagAAGAAAACATCCAATGGATGTTCGACCGTTTCATCTCGAAAGATGCCATAGTACGGGGCGACAGACAACTG TTTGGAAAAAGACAGACTACACCTCCAGAAGCATACTACCGCATCTATGTGTTCGACATCAGGGATGATAGAGTGCCCGAGGCTTCAGAGATGTTGAGAGAATGGAAAAGAGCAGTGCGAATGAACAAGGACACTATTGCCATAGATCGATTTAATGCGGGGTATGATGAAACTTACAAAGCTTGGTTGAAGCGCAATATACAGGGTATCTCTTTCTCAGTTACGAACATTTACCGCAGTGTAGAGGACAAAGAGTCCAAAGCTTTGATAGAACTGAGAGAGGTAAGAAGAGAAGCCCAGGAAATGCACGAGCAATTTCTCCGAAAGCAAGAAGAGGATAAGTACGCCCTCGAAAGCGTAACTCAAGAACTAGAAAGCTTGAGAAACGATTTGGGAGAGCTTAACTTATGA